From Ipomoea triloba cultivar NCNSP0323 chromosome 5, ASM357664v1, the proteins below share one genomic window:
- the LOC116019404 gene encoding gibberellin-regulated protein 2-like, which yields MKLSSSFLIAILLLQVFTEALATDHSDKFPAQIGGAGKEDEAALTKKVYHHAKINCRYACGRRCRKASRKNVCSRACTTCCRRCNCVPPGTYGNTHLCPCYAKLKTHGGHPKCP from the exons ATGAAGCTTTCATCTTCTTTCCTCATTGCCATTCTCCTCCTTCAGGTTTTCACAGAGGCATTGGCCACTGATCATTCTGACAAGTTTCCTGCACAG ATAGGTGGAGCTGGTAAAGAAGATGAAGCAGCTCTTACGAAAAAAGTTTATCATCATGCAAAAATAA ATTGTAGGTATGCTTGTGGAAGAAGATGCAGAAAGGCGTCGAGAAAGAATGTGTGCAGTCGAGCATGCACCACGTGCTGCCGGAGATGCAACTGCGTTCCGCCGGGCACATACGGCAACACCCATCTCTGCCCCTGCTATGCCAAGCTCAAGACCCATGGAGGCCACCCCAAATGCCCTTAA
- the LOC116018776 gene encoding gibberellin-regulated protein 2-like, producing the protein MANGRLTLLLLIFCFIIVHEVEIYNGHHLTVAAIDCPSKCSYRCSKSGRHKMCMRACKTCCQRCNCVPPGTAGNENVCPCYANMKTHGGRHKCP; encoded by the exons aTGGCCAATGGAAGGTTAACGTTGTTGTTGCTGATCTTCTGTTTTATCATAGTACATGag GTAGAGATATACAATGGTCACCACTTGACAGTTGCTGCTATAG ATTGCCCGTCAAAATGCAGTTATCGTTGCAGCAAGTCGGGGAGGCATAAGATGTGCATGAGGGCATGCAAAACATGCTGTCAAAGGTGCAATTGCGTGCCGCCGGGGACCGCCGGAAACGAGAATGTTTGCCCATGTTATGCCAACATGAAAACACACGGTGGCCGCCACAAATGCCCTTAA
- the LOC116019859 gene encoding uncharacterized protein LOC116019859, which produces MAQYRQSGYSNGGGGGLARNGVASNHVSIAVRSSAHKQQQQQQSRLLHGHHRRLKSNKISVGGIIVILSLCFVVSVIAFLYFTSQNKEFDNSHAQDADIENDTDFLTNVTRIRRQKVHFGHGSVQHGRDSRGWDRDDRTRDDSYSEEELERSLDGSLDKLHSPPKGKNTDKKSSSTESHRGLDYRGKGLYGESGRDELKAYEAEYQASLNNIGQSQQGYSAKNNHPSDSDKGKKTETVDIDDAYDDGIDLDDTNAEGYDEVGHEDEDHPGAVDRDEIHPFDIHDDGAKNKNSAVEVGKGELISSTQHSKGNLNARNDRHSGRRSTSEKRLASRKKSKRRPCEMKLLNSTELLVEPLESRKFARFSLQYTEREHKPVEVENWEPRFAGHQSLEEREESFLAQDQKINCGFVKGPEGAPSTGFDLADDDAKYISSCHIAVVSCIFGNSDRLRMPVGKLVSRFSRKNVCFVMFVDEVTIQTLSSEGQMLDSMGFIGLWKIVVVKNLPYDDMRRVGKIPKFLSHRLFTSARYSIWLDSKLRLQLDPVLILEYFLWRKGHEYAISNHYDRHCVWEEVAQNKKLNKYNHTVIDEQFEFYRADGLKRFDALDPEKLLPSNVPEGSFILRAHTPMSNLFSCLWFNEVDRFTPRDQLSFAYTYFKLRRMNPEKPFYLNMFKDCERRKIAKLFHHRSEERRKIISQLETE; this is translated from the exons ATGGCTCAGTACAGGCAATCTGGTTACAGTAATGGCGGCGGAGGAGGATTAGCTAGGAACGGCGTCGCGTCGAATCACGTGTCGATTGCGGTTCGGTCCTCTGCGCacaagcagcagcagcagcagcaatcGCGGCTTCTCCATGGCCACCACCGCCGGCTTAAGAGCAACAAAATCTCGGTCGGCGGTATCATTGTCATCCTCTCCCTCTGCTTTGTCGTCTCCGTCATCGCTTTTCTATACTTCACTTCCCAAAATAAAG AATTTGATAATAGTCATGCACAGGATGCTGACATTGAAAATGATACCGATTTTCTTACTAATGTGACAAGAATACGAAGACAAAAAGTCCATTTTGGACATGGATCGGTTCAACATGGCAGGGATTCCCGGGGTTGGGACAGGGATGACAGAACCAGAGATGATAGTTACAGCGAAGAGGAGTTGGAGAGGAGTCTTGATGGTTCTTTGGATAAACTCCATTCTCCTCCAAAGGGCAAGAATACTGATAAGAAATCTTCAAGTACTGAATCTCATAGAGGTTTGGATTATAGGGGCAAAGGTTTATATGGTGAATCCGGGCGTGATGAACTGAAAGCATATGAAGCTGAATATCAGGCCTCTTTGAACAATATTGGACAATCACAACAGGGATATAGTGCTAAGAACAACCATCCATCTGATTCTGATAAGGGAAAGAAGACTGAGACTGTAGACATTGATGATGCATATGATGATGGCATTGATTTAGATGATACGAATGCAGAAGGATATGATGAGGTGGGCCATGAAGATGAGGACCATCCTGGAGCTGTTGACAGAGATGAAATACATCCTTTTGATATACATGATGATGGGGCCAAGAACAAAAATAGTGCCGTAGAGGTTGGTAAAGGTGAACTCATTTCAAGCACTCAACATTCTAAAGGTAATTTGAATGCAAGAAATGATAGACACTCTGGAAGAAGGTCTACATCTGAAAAGCGGCTGGCTTCAAGGAAGAAGTCAAAGCGGC GCCCCTGTGAGATGAAACTTTTGAATTCTACTGAACTGCTTGTAGAACCTTTAGAAAGCCGAAAATTTGCAAGATTTTCCTTGCAGTATACTGAAAGAGAACATAAGCCTGTTGAAGTTGAAAACTGGGAACCAAGATTTGCTGGGCATCAGTCTCTAGAAGAAAGAGAAGAATCTTTTCTTGCACAAGATCAGAAAATAAACTGTGGCTTTGTCAAAGGTCCTGAAGGAGCTCCATCTACAGGCTTTGACTTGGCAGATGATGATGCAAAATACATTAGCAGTTGCCACATTGCTGTTGTTTCATGTATATTTGGAAATTCAGATCGCTTGAGGATGCCAGTAGGCAAACTG GTTTCTCGTTTTTCAAGGAAAAATGTTTGCTTTGTTATGTTTGTGGATGAAGTTACTATACAGACCCTTTCTTCAGAAGGCCAGATGCTGGATAGCATGGGCTTTATTGGTTTATGGAAAATTGTGGTGGTGAAAAATTTGCCTTACGATGATATGCGGAGAGTGGGAAAGATACCAAAGTTTTTGTCGCATAGACTTTTTACTTCAGCCAG GTATTCAATTTGGTTGGATAGCAAGTTGCGACTGCAGCTTGACCCTGTTCTTATATTGGAATATTTTCTTTGGCGGAAGGGTCATGAATATGCTATTTCCAATCACTATGATCGGCACTGTGTTTGGGAAGAAGTGGCTCAAAACAAGAAACTTAACAAGTACAATCATACAGTCATAGATGAGCAATTTGAGTTCTACCGGGCTGATGGCTTAAAACGATTTGATGCTTTAGATCCTGAGAAGCTACTTCCTAGCA ATGTACCTGAAGGTTCTTTTATTTTGAGAGCTCACACACCTATGTCAAACTTATTTTCATGCCTTTGGTTCAATGAGGTTGACCGGTTTACCCCTCGTGATCAGCTGAGTTTTGCATATACATACTTCAAACTAAGAAGGATGAACCCTGAGAAACCTTTTTATCTCAATATGTTCAAG GACTGTGAGAGGCGAAAGATAGCTAAATTATTCCATCACCGATCAGAGGAAAGGAGGAAGATTATCTCCCAACTTGAGACAGAGTAG
- the LOC116019860 gene encoding uncharacterized protein LOC116019860 isoform X1: protein MGIMGILTCLPPFQMRGAMDGEAVAAFASLGADIRSLQRSLEENELSLQWCNEAVALLKKMHAMLVVLFENAKPPLSWSGMSSNHLDEYMDESLDILELCNMLKSAASGIDRYCLMIGFALKDMQSGEDDSLSLHEIQKPELGSNKVSEIERWRNINMHNPGITKLKFKDSSFSVIYALRSAMNIISLILLYAFRCPIPKEHEKLHCLNPQLKPFMDSVKDLTSCFEQKRQMPAENLRAGFLEYDLMEKAVDELRAQLNKEMAAEEENLQASRRLVEQKSMALKAGLMVFQSEIIQLFEAAVRGRNKLIQMIMKK from the coding sequence ATGGGAATAATGGGAATTCTGACCTGTCTTCCACCATTTCAGATGAGAGGAGCCATGGATGGTGAAGCTGTGGCAGCCTTTGCCTCGTTAGGGGCCGATATCAGAAGCCTGCAGAGATCACTGGAGGAGAACGAGCTGTCGCTTCAATGGTGCAATGAAGCGGTGGCTCTGCTGAAGAAGATGCATGCGATGCTTGTCGTTTTGTTTGAGAACGCGAAACCGCCTTTGTCATGGAGTGGCATGAGCAGCAATCATTTGGATGAGTACATGGATGAGAGCTTGGACATCTTGGAGCTCTGCAACATGCTGAAATCTGCAGCATCTGGTATCGACAGGTATTGCCTCATGATCGGTTTTGCACTTAAGGATATGCAGAGTGGTGAGGATGATTCCCTTTCCCTGCACGAAATTCAGAAACCGGAACTGGGTAGCAACAAAGTCAGTGAAATTGAGAGGTGGAGAAACATCAACATGCATAATCCTGGAATAACTAAACTAAAGTTCAAAGATAGTTCATTCAGCGTTATATACGCGCTCAGATCAGCCATGAATATCATCTCTTTGATCCTTCTCTATGCATTTCGCTGTCCTATTCCTAAGGAACATGAAAAGCTGCATTGCCTCAACCCTCAACTGAAACCTTTCATGGACTCTGTAAAAGATCTCACCTCGTGTTTCGAGCAAAAACGCCAAATGCCTGCAGAAAATCTGAGGGCGGGGTTTCTGGAGTATGATTTGATGGAGAAAGCTGTTGATGAACTCAGAGCTCAGCTTAATAAGGAGATGGCTGCAGAAGAAGAGAACTTACAGGCAAGCAGAAGGTTGGTAGAGCAGAAATCTATGGCTCTGAAAGCTGGTTTGATGGTGTTTCAATCAGAAATCATTCAGCTTTTTGAGGCAGCAGTCAGGGGAAGAAACAAGTTGATTCAGATGATCATGAAAAAATAA
- the LOC116019860 gene encoding uncharacterized protein LOC116019860 isoform X2 produces the protein MRGAMDGEAVAAFASLGADIRSLQRSLEENELSLQWCNEAVALLKKMHAMLVVLFENAKPPLSWSGMSSNHLDEYMDESLDILELCNMLKSAASGIDRYCLMIGFALKDMQSGEDDSLSLHEIQKPELGSNKVSEIERWRNINMHNPGITKLKFKDSSFSVIYALRSAMNIISLILLYAFRCPIPKEHEKLHCLNPQLKPFMDSVKDLTSCFEQKRQMPAENLRAGFLEYDLMEKAVDELRAQLNKEMAAEEENLQASRRLVEQKSMALKAGLMVFQSEIIQLFEAAVRGRNKLIQMIMKK, from the coding sequence ATGAGAGGAGCCATGGATGGTGAAGCTGTGGCAGCCTTTGCCTCGTTAGGGGCCGATATCAGAAGCCTGCAGAGATCACTGGAGGAGAACGAGCTGTCGCTTCAATGGTGCAATGAAGCGGTGGCTCTGCTGAAGAAGATGCATGCGATGCTTGTCGTTTTGTTTGAGAACGCGAAACCGCCTTTGTCATGGAGTGGCATGAGCAGCAATCATTTGGATGAGTACATGGATGAGAGCTTGGACATCTTGGAGCTCTGCAACATGCTGAAATCTGCAGCATCTGGTATCGACAGGTATTGCCTCATGATCGGTTTTGCACTTAAGGATATGCAGAGTGGTGAGGATGATTCCCTTTCCCTGCACGAAATTCAGAAACCGGAACTGGGTAGCAACAAAGTCAGTGAAATTGAGAGGTGGAGAAACATCAACATGCATAATCCTGGAATAACTAAACTAAAGTTCAAAGATAGTTCATTCAGCGTTATATACGCGCTCAGATCAGCCATGAATATCATCTCTTTGATCCTTCTCTATGCATTTCGCTGTCCTATTCCTAAGGAACATGAAAAGCTGCATTGCCTCAACCCTCAACTGAAACCTTTCATGGACTCTGTAAAAGATCTCACCTCGTGTTTCGAGCAAAAACGCCAAATGCCTGCAGAAAATCTGAGGGCGGGGTTTCTGGAGTATGATTTGATGGAGAAAGCTGTTGATGAACTCAGAGCTCAGCTTAATAAGGAGATGGCTGCAGAAGAAGAGAACTTACAGGCAAGCAGAAGGTTGGTAGAGCAGAAATCTATGGCTCTGAAAGCTGGTTTGATGGTGTTTCAATCAGAAATCATTCAGCTTTTTGAGGCAGCAGTCAGGGGAAGAAACAAGTTGATTCAGATGATCATGAAAAAATAA